A genome region from Salvia splendens isolate huo1 chromosome 19, SspV2, whole genome shotgun sequence includes the following:
- the LOC121779976 gene encoding cleavage and polyadenylation specificity factor subunit 1-like isoform X4 codes for MVSALSVNTTLKQHPLIWSAMNLPHDAYKLLAVPSPIGGVLVIGANTIHYHSQSASCHLGLNNFAVPADGSQEMPRSGFTTELDAATATWLTNDVAVFSSKSGELLLLTLVYDGRVVQRLELMKSRASVLTSDITTIGSSFFFLGSRLGDSLLVQYYSGVGAPTLSPGVKEEVGDIESDAPSMKRLRRSPSDALQDLITSEELTFYGTGPNNAQIAQKNFTFAVRDSLLNIGPLKDFSYGLRINGDPNATGVAKQSNYELVCCSGHGKNGALTVLQKSIRPDTVTQESLPGCKGIWTVYHKNLRSDSSKGVADKDEYHAYLIISLENRTMVLQTANNLEEVTENVDYYVQGTTVSAGNLFGRRRVIQVFARGARILDGAFMTQDLSLKSSNTEMNAASDGATVSSVSIADPYVLLRMTDGSIQLLVGDPYTCSVSVINPPVSENSDKLVLACTLYHDKGSEPWIRKTSTDAWLSTGIGEAIDGADGSTHDHGDVYCVVCYDNGDLEIFDVPNFNSVFLVDKFVSGRSHILDTFFHGAANNHINLTNNYSEDIGQVRKEATHNIKVVELSMQRWDSEHNRPFLLGILSDGTILCYHAYIYEVSDNASKTEGVISSQNSVNLSNTNASRLRNLRFVRVPLDTYAKEETPSGVRSQRITVFKNVGGLQGFFLSGSRPMWFMMFRERLRMHPQGCDGPIVAFTVLHNVNCNHGFICITSEGALKICQLPALSYDNYWPVQKIGLKGTPHQVTYFAEKNFYPVIVSVPVLKPLNQVLSSLVDQEVGNQFEHDNINMEGTYPTEEFEVRIMEPEKINGPWQTRATIPMQSSEHALTVRVVTLFNTTAQRNETLLAIGTAYVQGEDVAARGRILLYSVERISDSIQVKVTEVYSKELKGAISALASLQGHLLLASGPKIILHKWTGSELNGVAFHDVPPLYVVSLNIVKNFILLGDIHKSIYFLSWKEQGSQLNLLAKDFGSLDCLATEFLIDGTTLSLTVSDDQKNVQIFYYAPKASESWKGQKLLSRAEFHVGAHITKFLRLQLLPTSADRIIPGSDKTNRFALLFGTLEGSIGCIAPLEELTFRRLQSLQKKLVNSVCHVAGLNPRSFRHFHSNGKAHRPGPDSIVDCELLVHFEMLALEDQLEIANQIGTTRMQIMSNLNDLSVATSFL; via the exons ATGGTTTCAGCACTCAGCGTCAATACAACATTAAAGCAGCATCCGCTCATATGGTCAGCCATG AATCTCCCTCATGATGCATACAAGCTTCTTGCAGTTCCTTCACCTATTGGTGGAGTTCTTGTAATTGGTGCAAATACAATTCATTATCATAGCCAG TCTGCTTCATGTCACTTGGGGTTGAACAATTTTGCTGTTCCCGCAGATGGAAG TCAAGAGATGCCTAGGTCTGGATTTACTACGGAGCTTGATGCCGCCACTGCGACGTGGTTAACTAATGATGTTGCTGTGTTCTCCTCTAAATCTGGGGAACTGCTTTTGCTTACTCTTGTTTATGATGGGAG AGTTGTTCAGAGGCTTGAACTGATGAAGTCAAGAGCTTCAGTCCTTACATCG GACATTACTACCATTGGAAGCTCGTTTTTCTTCTTGGGCAGTCGGTTGGGTGATAGTCTGCTTGTACAGTACTATTCTGGAGTTGGAGCTCCAACACTAAGTCCTGGTGTAAAGGAAGAG GTTGGGGATATTGAAAGTGATGCCCCTTCAATGAAGAGACTGCGGAGATCTCCTTCTGATGCATTGCAGGATTTGATTACCAGCGAGGAACTTACATTCTATGGCACAGGTCCAAACAATGCTCAAATTGCTCAG AAAAACTTTACATTTGCAGTACGGGATTCATTGCTTAATATTGGGCCACTAAAGGATTTCTCTTATGGTTTGAGAATTAATGGCGATCCAAATGCTACAGGAGTTGCGAAGCAAAGTAATTATGAACTG GTATGCTGTTCTGGCCATGGAAAAAATGGTGCTCTCACAGTACTTCAAAAATCAATCCGCCCAGATACAGTAACTCAA GAATCATTACCTGGTTGCAAAGGAATTTGGACCGTCTACCACAAGAATTTGCGCAGTGACTCCTCTAAAGGAGTAGCTGACAAGGATGAATATCATGCATACTTGATTATTAGTTTGGAAAATCGTACAATG GTATTGCAAACTGCTAATAATCTTGAGGAGGTAACTGAAAATGTGGACTATTACGTCCAAGGAACTACAGTTTCTGCAGGAAATTTATTTGGAAG ACGTCGAGTTATCCAAGTGTTTGCTCGTGGTGCTCGGATACTTGATGGTGCTTTTATGACTCAAGATTTGAGCTTAAAATCTTCCAATACAGAGATGAATGCAGCTTCTGATGGGGCAACTGTGTCCTCAGTTTCCATAGCTGATCCTTATGTGTTGCTGAGAATGACTGATGGAAGCATTCAGCTTCTTGTTGGAG ATCCATATACCTGCTCTGTTTCAGTCATCAATCCACCAGTATCTGAAAACTCTGATAAGTTGGTATTAGCTTGCACTCTCTATCATGATAAAGGTTCTGAACCATGGATTCGTAAGACAAGTACTGATGCCTGGCTTTCTACTGGGATTGGTGAGGCTATCGATGGGGCTGATGGTTCAACACATGATCATGGTGACGTGTATTGCGTTGTATGCTATGACAATGGAGATCTGGAGATATTTGATGTACCTAACTTTAACAGTGTTTTCTTGGTCGATAAATTTGTATCTGGAAGGAGCCACATCTTAGATACATTTTTCCATGGCGCAGCGAATAATCATATAAACCTCACAAACAATTATTCTGAAGATATTGGACAAGTCAGAAAAGAGGCCACTCACAATATAAAGGTGGTTGAGCTGTCTATGCAGAGATGGGATTCAGAGCATAACCGGCCATTCCTTTTAGGAATATTGTCTGATGGGACCATTCTTTGTTATCATGCTTACATTTATGAAGTTTCAGATAATGCTTCCAAGACTGAGGGTGTCATTTCTTCTCAGAATTCCGTTAATCTTAGCAATACGAATGCATCTAGGCTTAGAAATTTACGATTCGTTCGTGTCCCCTTGGACACATATGCAAAAGAAGAGACACCATCTGGAGTCCGCTCACAACGCATCACTGTTTTCAAGAATGTTGGTGGTCTACAAGGTTTTTTTCTTTCTGGCTCAAGGCCAATGTGGTTTATGATGTTTCGAGAGCGGCTTCGGATGCACCCACAG GGCTGTGATGGACCTATAGTAGCCTTCACCGTTCTTCACAATGTTAACTGCAACCATGGGTTTATATGTATAACTTCAGAG GGTGCTCTGAAAATATGCCAGCTTCCAGCTTTATCATATGACAATTATTGGCCTGTACAAAAG ATTGGGCTGAAGGGGACTCCACATCAAGTTACCTATTTTGCAGAGAAGAACTTTTACCCTGTTATAGTTTCTGTTCCA GTGCTCAAGCCACTTAATCAAGTGCTCTCATCTCTTGTTGATCAAGAAGTCGGAAATCAGTTTGAGCATGATAATATTAATATGGAGGGGACATATCCCACGGAAGAATTTGAGGTTCGGATTATGGAACCAGAGAAAATAAATGGCCCCTGGCAGACTAGGGCTACTATTCCTATGCAAAGTTCTGAACATGCTCTTACTGTGCGAGTGGTGACATTATTT AACACCACTGCACAAAGAAATGAGACACTTTTGGCAATTGGAACTGCTTATGTACAAGGAGAGGATGTTGCAGCAAGGGGACGCATTCTTTTATATTCTGTTGAAAGAATCTCAGACAGTATACAGGTGAAG GTTACAGAAGTCTATTCCAAGGAGTTGAAGGGTGCTATATCAGCTCTTGCATCACTTCAAGGCCATTTACTACTTGCTTCAGGTCCTAAAATTATCCTGCACAAATGGACAGGCTCTGAGTTGAACGGTGTTGCCTTTCATGATGTTCCACCTCTCTATGTCGTGAGCTTAAACATC gttaaaaattttattcttctcgGCGACATTCACAAAAGCATATATTTTCTTAGTTGGAAAGAGCAGGGCTCTCAACTCAATCTGTTGGCAAAAGATTTTGGGTCACTTGATTGTTTAGCAACTGAGTTTTTGATCGATGGAACGACACTCAGCCTCACTGTTTCAGATGACCAGAAGAATGTTCAG ATATTCTATTATGCTCCAAAAGCATCAGAGAGCTGGAAAGGACAGAAGCTTCTGTCGAGAGCTGAGTTTCATGTTGGCGCCCATATTACCAAATTTCTACGGTTGCAGCTTCTTCCCACATCTGCTGATCGAATTATTCCTGGCTCTGATAAGACAAACCGATTTGCATTACTTTTTGGTACCCTGGAAGGCAGCATTGGCTGCATTGCACCTCTGGAGGAACTTACCTTTCGTCGTCTGCAGTCATTGCAGAAAAAGCTCGTGAATTCTGTCTGCCATGTTGCTGGACTAAATCCACGATCTTTCAGACACTTCCATTCGAATGGAAAGGCTCATCGCCCAGGTCCTGACAGCATTGTCGATTGTGAGCTGCTCGTGCA TTTCGAGATGCTGGCGCTCGAAGATCAACTTGAAATCGCTAATCAGATTGGTACGACACGGATGCAGATCATGTCCAACTTGAATGACCTCAGTGTTGCCACAAGCTTCTTATGA
- the LOC121779976 gene encoding cleavage and polyadenylation specificity factor subunit 1-like isoform X3 produces the protein MSFAAFKMMHWATGIEHCASGFITHSSADSTPKIPPITADDIDSDWTTSTKPIGPVPNLITAAANVLEVYIVRIQEEASPSLAHKAAAEPKGGGAVLAGVSGASLELVCHYRLHGNVESLEVLPNGATDGGRRRDSIILTFRDAKISVLEFDESICGLRTSSMHCFEGSDWVHLRRGREFFPRGPLVKVDPLGRCAAVLAYGLQMIVLKAAEASTGLTAPAEDSTFRTAAASRIESSYIVGLRDLDMKHVKDFIFIHGYIEPVVVILHEHELTWAGRVAWKHHTCMVSALSVNTTLKQHPLIWSAMNLPHDAYKLLAVPSPIGGVLVIGANTIHYHSQSASCHLGLNNFAVPADGRVVQRLELMKSRASVLTSDITTIGSSFFFLGSRLGDSLLVQYYSGVGAPTLSPGVKEEVGDIESDAPSMKRLRRSPSDALQDLITSEELTFYGTGPNNAQIAQKNFTFAVRDSLLNIGPLKDFSYGLRINGDPNATGVAKQSNYELVCCSGHGKNGALTVLQKSIRPDTVTQESLPGCKGIWTVYHKNLRSDSSKGVADKDEYHAYLIISLENRTMVLQTANNLEEVTENVDYYVQGTTVSAGNLFGRRRVIQVFARGARILDGAFMTQDLSLKSSNTEMNAASDGATVSSVSIADPYVLLRMTDGSIQLLVGDPYTCSVSVINPPVSENSDKLVLACTLYHDKGSEPWIRKTSTDAWLSTGIGEAIDGADGSTHDHGDVYCVVCYDNGDLEIFDVPNFNSVFLVDKFVSGRSHILDTFFHGAANNHINLTNNYSEDIGQVRKEATHNIKVVELSMQRWDSEHNRPFLLGILSDGTILCYHAYIYEVSDNASKTEGVISSQNSVNLSNTNASRLRNLRFVRVPLDTYAKEETPSGVRSQRITVFKNVGGLQGFFLSGSRPMWFMMFRERLRMHPQGCDGPIVAFTVLHNVNCNHGFICITSEGALKICQLPALSYDNYWPVQKIGLKGTPHQVTYFAEKNFYPVIVSVPVLKPLNQVLSSLVDQEVGNQFEHDNINMEGTYPTEEFEVRIMEPEKINGPWQTRATIPMQSSEHALTVRVVTLFNTTAQRNETLLAIGTAYVQGEDVAARGRILLYSVERISDSIQVKVTEVYSKELKGAISALASLQGHLLLASGPKIILHKWTGSELNGVAFHDVPPLYVVSLNIVKNFILLGDIHKSIYFLSWKEQGSQLNLLAKDFGSLDCLATEFLIDGTTLSLTVSDDQKNVQIFYYAPKASESWKGQKLLSRAEFHVGAHITKFLRLQLLPTSADRIIPGSDKTNRFALLFGTLEGSIGCIAPLEELTFRRLQSLQKKLVNSVCHVAGLNPRSFRHFHSNGKAHRPGPDSIVDCELLVHFEMLALEDQLEIANQIGTTRMQIMSNLNDLSVATSFL, from the exons ATGAGTTTCGCGGCGTTCAAGATGATGCATTGGGCAACCGGCATCGAGCACTGCGCCTCGGGTTTCATCACCCATTCCTCCGCAGATTCCACGCCCAAAATCCCTCCGATCACCGCCGACGACATCGACTCGGACTGGACCACCTCCACCAAGCCGATTGGACCGGTTCCCAACCTCATTACTGCTGCCGCCAACGTTCTTGAAGTTTACATTGTAAGAATTCAGGAAGAGGCTTCTCCGTCCTTAGCTCACAAAGCTGCTGCCGAGCCCAAGGGTGGTGGAGCCGTCTTAGCTGGCGTTTCCGGTGCCTCACTTGAGCTCGTTTGCCATTATAG GCTGCATGGCAATGTGGAGTCATTGGAGGTGTTACCAAATGGAGCTACTGATGGTGGAAGGAGGAGAGACTCTATTATATTGACTTTTCGAGATGCAAAGATCTCAGTTTTGGAGTTTGATGAATCAATATGTGGGCTACGAACCAG TTCCATGCATTGTTTTGAGGGTTCTGATTGGGTTCACTTGAGAAGAGGCAGAGAATTTTTCCCAAGAGGCCCACTAGTGAAAGTTGATCCATTGGGGAGGTGTGCTGCAGTGCTTGCATATGGATTACAAATGATAGTCCTCAAAGCAGCCGAG GCTAGCACTGGTTTAACTGCACCTGCGGAGGACAGTACTTTCAGGACAGCTGCTGCATCTCGAATTGAATCATCGTATATTGTTGGCTTACGAGATCTTGATATGAAGCATGTTAAAGATTTCATCTTCATCCATG GTTATATTGAGCCTGTTGTGGTAATTCTTCATGAACATGAGCTTACATGGGCGGGTCGGGTTGCTTGGAAACATCACACTTGTATGGTTTCAGCACTCAGCGTCAATACAACATTAAAGCAGCATCCGCTCATATGGTCAGCCATG AATCTCCCTCATGATGCATACAAGCTTCTTGCAGTTCCTTCACCTATTGGTGGAGTTCTTGTAATTGGTGCAAATACAATTCATTATCATAGCCAG TCTGCTTCATGTCACTTGGGGTTGAACAATTTTGCTGTTCCCGCAGATGGAAG AGTTGTTCAGAGGCTTGAACTGATGAAGTCAAGAGCTTCAGTCCTTACATCG GACATTACTACCATTGGAAGCTCGTTTTTCTTCTTGGGCAGTCGGTTGGGTGATAGTCTGCTTGTACAGTACTATTCTGGAGTTGGAGCTCCAACACTAAGTCCTGGTGTAAAGGAAGAG GTTGGGGATATTGAAAGTGATGCCCCTTCAATGAAGAGACTGCGGAGATCTCCTTCTGATGCATTGCAGGATTTGATTACCAGCGAGGAACTTACATTCTATGGCACAGGTCCAAACAATGCTCAAATTGCTCAG AAAAACTTTACATTTGCAGTACGGGATTCATTGCTTAATATTGGGCCACTAAAGGATTTCTCTTATGGTTTGAGAATTAATGGCGATCCAAATGCTACAGGAGTTGCGAAGCAAAGTAATTATGAACTG GTATGCTGTTCTGGCCATGGAAAAAATGGTGCTCTCACAGTACTTCAAAAATCAATCCGCCCAGATACAGTAACTCAA GAATCATTACCTGGTTGCAAAGGAATTTGGACCGTCTACCACAAGAATTTGCGCAGTGACTCCTCTAAAGGAGTAGCTGACAAGGATGAATATCATGCATACTTGATTATTAGTTTGGAAAATCGTACAATG GTATTGCAAACTGCTAATAATCTTGAGGAGGTAACTGAAAATGTGGACTATTACGTCCAAGGAACTACAGTTTCTGCAGGAAATTTATTTGGAAG ACGTCGAGTTATCCAAGTGTTTGCTCGTGGTGCTCGGATACTTGATGGTGCTTTTATGACTCAAGATTTGAGCTTAAAATCTTCCAATACAGAGATGAATGCAGCTTCTGATGGGGCAACTGTGTCCTCAGTTTCCATAGCTGATCCTTATGTGTTGCTGAGAATGACTGATGGAAGCATTCAGCTTCTTGTTGGAG ATCCATATACCTGCTCTGTTTCAGTCATCAATCCACCAGTATCTGAAAACTCTGATAAGTTGGTATTAGCTTGCACTCTCTATCATGATAAAGGTTCTGAACCATGGATTCGTAAGACAAGTACTGATGCCTGGCTTTCTACTGGGATTGGTGAGGCTATCGATGGGGCTGATGGTTCAACACATGATCATGGTGACGTGTATTGCGTTGTATGCTATGACAATGGAGATCTGGAGATATTTGATGTACCTAACTTTAACAGTGTTTTCTTGGTCGATAAATTTGTATCTGGAAGGAGCCACATCTTAGATACATTTTTCCATGGCGCAGCGAATAATCATATAAACCTCACAAACAATTATTCTGAAGATATTGGACAAGTCAGAAAAGAGGCCACTCACAATATAAAGGTGGTTGAGCTGTCTATGCAGAGATGGGATTCAGAGCATAACCGGCCATTCCTTTTAGGAATATTGTCTGATGGGACCATTCTTTGTTATCATGCTTACATTTATGAAGTTTCAGATAATGCTTCCAAGACTGAGGGTGTCATTTCTTCTCAGAATTCCGTTAATCTTAGCAATACGAATGCATCTAGGCTTAGAAATTTACGATTCGTTCGTGTCCCCTTGGACACATATGCAAAAGAAGAGACACCATCTGGAGTCCGCTCACAACGCATCACTGTTTTCAAGAATGTTGGTGGTCTACAAGGTTTTTTTCTTTCTGGCTCAAGGCCAATGTGGTTTATGATGTTTCGAGAGCGGCTTCGGATGCACCCACAG GGCTGTGATGGACCTATAGTAGCCTTCACCGTTCTTCACAATGTTAACTGCAACCATGGGTTTATATGTATAACTTCAGAG GGTGCTCTGAAAATATGCCAGCTTCCAGCTTTATCATATGACAATTATTGGCCTGTACAAAAG ATTGGGCTGAAGGGGACTCCACATCAAGTTACCTATTTTGCAGAGAAGAACTTTTACCCTGTTATAGTTTCTGTTCCA GTGCTCAAGCCACTTAATCAAGTGCTCTCATCTCTTGTTGATCAAGAAGTCGGAAATCAGTTTGAGCATGATAATATTAATATGGAGGGGACATATCCCACGGAAGAATTTGAGGTTCGGATTATGGAACCAGAGAAAATAAATGGCCCCTGGCAGACTAGGGCTACTATTCCTATGCAAAGTTCTGAACATGCTCTTACTGTGCGAGTGGTGACATTATTT AACACCACTGCACAAAGAAATGAGACACTTTTGGCAATTGGAACTGCTTATGTACAAGGAGAGGATGTTGCAGCAAGGGGACGCATTCTTTTATATTCTGTTGAAAGAATCTCAGACAGTATACAGGTGAAG GTTACAGAAGTCTATTCCAAGGAGTTGAAGGGTGCTATATCAGCTCTTGCATCACTTCAAGGCCATTTACTACTTGCTTCAGGTCCTAAAATTATCCTGCACAAATGGACAGGCTCTGAGTTGAACGGTGTTGCCTTTCATGATGTTCCACCTCTCTATGTCGTGAGCTTAAACATC gttaaaaattttattcttctcgGCGACATTCACAAAAGCATATATTTTCTTAGTTGGAAAGAGCAGGGCTCTCAACTCAATCTGTTGGCAAAAGATTTTGGGTCACTTGATTGTTTAGCAACTGAGTTTTTGATCGATGGAACGACACTCAGCCTCACTGTTTCAGATGACCAGAAGAATGTTCAG ATATTCTATTATGCTCCAAAAGCATCAGAGAGCTGGAAAGGACAGAAGCTTCTGTCGAGAGCTGAGTTTCATGTTGGCGCCCATATTACCAAATTTCTACGGTTGCAGCTTCTTCCCACATCTGCTGATCGAATTATTCCTGGCTCTGATAAGACAAACCGATTTGCATTACTTTTTGGTACCCTGGAAGGCAGCATTGGCTGCATTGCACCTCTGGAGGAACTTACCTTTCGTCGTCTGCAGTCATTGCAGAAAAAGCTCGTGAATTCTGTCTGCCATGTTGCTGGACTAAATCCACGATCTTTCAGACACTTCCATTCGAATGGAAAGGCTCATCGCCCAGGTCCTGACAGCATTGTCGATTGTGAGCTGCTCGTGCA TTTCGAGATGCTGGCGCTCGAAGATCAACTTGAAATCGCTAATCAGATTGGTACGACACGGATGCAGATCATGTCCAACTTGAATGACCTCAGTGTTGCCACAAGCTTCTTATGA